A DNA window from Choristoneura fumiferana chromosome 2, NRCan_CFum_1, whole genome shotgun sequence contains the following coding sequences:
- the LOC141445615 gene encoding solute carrier family 22 member 1-like, whose translation MTEKNKVSLDDILAKFSVIGRYHVRTALLIGLINICNNIYYVNYIFVAEEVGYQCKDGYTNDNGTNSSREWKGCGGAERSQCSEWIYDNPNSFVAEFDLACQEWKRTLLGTMHSFGYMLGLLIVGPLSDRCGRKALLVVTAVLGAICGLTRSFITNYWLYISVEFLEALIGDPCSPAYMLGIEIVATEKRVLFVIMTSLGYSFGGILFPLIFWQVPHWRSFLRVVYGPGLLFIFYLFFIDESPRWLLIKGRKDAAVSILESAANTNKIKLDAEELDNIYYEEEKGASFGKVLVDTFKSKTMLKRFFVCSVWWIASTFVNHGLTINSVALQGNKYINYALTSIIDVPGHVIVTLILLKFKRKVPLVITFVACAVLCVCQPYVSGDLPWLSITVYMAGKLMSSFFFTITYIFTSELFPTYTRNSMHALCSSVGRIGSILAPQTPLLLAYWSGLPATVFGLVSLTAGLLTLLVPDTADNSLPDTVFQAEILEQPLEIGKNQLGNRKESSKL comes from the exons AtgactgaaaaaaataaagtgagCTTGGACGATATTCTAGCCAAGTTTAGTGTTATAGGGCGGTACCATGTACGAACAGCGCTATTAATAGggctaataaatatttgtaacaatatttattatgtcaATTATATCTTCGTTGCTGAGGAAGTTGGATATCA gtGCAAGGACGGTTATACTAATGATAATGGCACTAACAGTAGCAGGGAGTGGAAGGGGTGTGGTGGTGCTGAAAGAAGTCAATGCAGTGAATGGATCTACGACAATCCCAATAGTTTTGTAGCAGAg TTCGACCTGGCGTGCCAAGAATGGAAGAGGACTCTGCTGGGCACGATGCATAGCTTCGGCTACATGCTCGGCTTGTTGATAGTTGGACCTCTCTCTGACAG GTGTGGCAGGAAGGCTCTGCTAGTGGTGACAGCGGTTCTGGGAGCGATTTGTGGGCTGACGCGGAGCTTCATTACCAACTACTGGCTGTACATCAGCGTGGAGTTCCTGGAAGCACTCATAGGAGACCCTTGCTCACCAGCTTACATGTTGG gCATTGAAATAGTGGCAACTGAGAAGCGAGTCCTGTTCGTAATCATGACCAGCCTCGGCTATAGCTTCGGTGGAATACTATTCCCCCTGATATTCTGGCAAGTTCCACACTGGAGGTCATTTCTACGCGTTGTCTACGGACCAGGACTActctttatcttttatttattcttcaTAGATGAAAGCCCACGATGGTTACTCATTAAAGGGAGAAAAGACGCTGCGGTATCAATTTTAGAGAGTGCTGCTAacaccaataaaataaaactagacGCTGAAGAATTGGACAATATATATTACGAGGAAGAGAAAGGAGCTAGCTTTGGGAAAGTGTTAGTCGATACTTTTAAGTCAAAGACGATGTTGAAGAGGTTTTTCGTGTGCTCGGTGTGGTGGATAGCCTCAACTTTTGTGAACCATGGATTGACTATCAATTCAGTGGCCTTACAAGGGaataagtatattaattatGCGTTGACATCTATTATTGATGTGCCTGGCCATGTTATTGTGACCCTGATCCTGCTCAAGTTCAAAAGAAAGGTGCCTTTGGTGATCACGTTTGTGGCATGTGCTGTGTTGTGTGTCTGTCAGCCGTACGTTTCTGGTG ATCTCCCCTGGTTGTCGATAACCGTGTACATGGCAGGCAAGCTTATGTCCTCATTCTTCTTTACAATTACGTACATCTTCACGTCGGAGCTGTTCCCCACTTACACCAGGAACTCCATGCATGCCCTCTGTTCTTCCGTGGGAAGGATTGGATCCATTTTGGCCCCGCAGACTCCATTATTA CTCGCCTATTGGTCCGGACTGCCAGCCACCGTGTTCGGCCTGGTGTCCCTCACGGCAGGGCTCCTGACGCTCCTTGTACCAGATACAGCGGACAACTCTCTCCCGGACACTGTGTTCCAGGCTGAAATCTTAGAACAACCTTTGGAAATTGGGAAAAACCAACTTGGAAATAGGAAAGAGAGTTCGAAACTTTAA